TTTGAACCAGGAAACTATCGGCAAAAACCTGATGAACAAAAAAGATTCCTCAGGCAGATTTATATTCAAAGAAATCATTGAAACGGCCAAATCTGACGGTCGAGGACATATAAACTATAACTGGCCCAAAATCGGATCAGAAAATGATAAACCCAAAATCGGATATTTCAGATACTTCAAACCCTGGGACTGGATTGTCGTCACAGGCGTATATGTTGACGGGGTCCAAACCCAAATAGCGGAAAAAAGAAAACAGCTTAATACGATGATCCAAAAACAGATTTTGTTCACGACAGTGACCATTGCCATACTCATATTAGTTGTCTTCTTTTTGGTTAGATTTGTGACCAGAAAATACATTGAACTACCCCTTTCCCAAGGCGTTGATGTGGCCAACGAACTTGCCCAGGGAAACCTGGACCTGAATATTGAATCCAGTAGTGAAGATGAGATAGGACATCTTCAAAAGGCGATGAAGCATATGGTCATATCGTTTACAAATATTGTCGATGAGGTCAAAAGTGCTGTAAGCAACGTTGCGGCAGGCAGCGAAGAACTCAGCGCCACCGCAGAACAGTTGTCACAGGGTGCAACAGAACAGGCCGCATCTGCAGAACAGGCCTCAGCCGCCATGGAGGAAATGTCCGGTAATATAAAACAAAACGCAGATAATGCCCGGCAAACTGAACGGTTGGCTGTCCAGGCCGCTGAAGATGCTGAGGAGGGAGGTCAGGCCGTGCTCCAAACCGTTGTGGCCATGAGAGAAATTGCAGACAAAATTCTTATCATAGAGGAAATTGCAAGACAGACCAACATGCTTGCGTTAAACGCAGCCATTGAGGCCGCCCGTGCCGGGGAACACGGCAAGGGATTTGCCGTGGTTGCAGATGCGGTCAGAAAGCTTGCCGAACGCAGCCAGGCTGCGGCCAGTGAAATCAGCACACTGTCAACATTAAGTGTTGAAATTGCAGAAAATGCGGGTGAAATGCTCAAAAAAATTGTTCCGGATATCCGCAAAACCTCGGAACTGGTTCAAGAAATCAATGCAGCATCTATGGAACAGAGCACAGGTGCAGACCAGATAAACACAGCCCTGCAACAGCTTGATCAAATTATCCAGCAAAATGCCGGTTCTTCCGAAGAGATGTCCTCCACCGCAGAAGAGCTTTCTGCCCAGGCAGAACAGTTACAACAGGCGATCGCCTACTTCAAGGTTAACAAAATAGAACCCCGGGGGCTTACGCCGCAACAGGAACATCCCCCCTCCAGGGCAGAATTGACAAACGATGGTCGGGAAAGCCATGATGCAACAGCCATAGCTATTACCAATAGCCAGGATACACGGGGGCAGGTTCGGGGTGTTGTACTGGATATGGGGGAGGATTCACTGGATGACGAATTTGAAAAATATTAGAATTGAATCATAGTCCGCGCAAAACATGATAAAAAAAGCCGTTTGAAGGAAAAAACACACGAAAAAGTCTTTTTTTTAGAATTTAGAATCTCTATTTTTGTTTAATCTGCTCTGGAAATGCAGCCTAAAAACCTGGCATATGAACCTTGATTTTGTGTCAGGTTTCCATCTAATTGCTTGACTCTTTTGAAAAACCGATTAAGATAACCCCAGTCCCGGTTCATTCAATCTAAACTAAAGAAAAGGCTACGATTTTGACCTGTACCAAATCCACACTCATCGAAAAAATTTCAGAGACCTTTGATCAGAACCCATCCCAGTCCAAAGAGGTACTTGAAATCCTGATTGAAATCATGAAGTCTACTCTGGCTTCGGGCGAAGATATTATGATTTCCGGATTCGGAAAATTCCAGGTGATTGAAAAATCACCAAGAAAGGGAAGAAACCCGGCTACAGGGGATGCCATGATCCTTGAAAAAAGACGGGTTGTGACATTCAAATGTGCAGGCAAGCTTAAAAACAAAATAAATAAATAAATAAACCCAACCACAGCCATGGACTGACACGATATATCAATGCCATCATAAGTCTACCTTTTTGGAGAGTGACGCCTGGAGCGCAGTCTGGCGGTGGCTGATATCCTGGTTACTTACGGCCATGCCCAACGCCCTTCGGGTGCCTACAAAAACCGCCAGCTTCCTGGCCCGGGTAATTCCTGTATAAATCAGGTTGCGGAAAAGCATTTTAAAGTGCTGGGTCAATACCGGAATGATCACCACCTCAAATTCACTGCCCTGGGATTTATGGATGGTGATGGCATAGGCCAGATCAAGCTCCATGATGTCGGCTTGGCTGTAATGCACCATTCGGTTATCCGGCAGAAAACGCACCGTGCAGGTAATATCCACGGTGTTAATCCGGTCAATAATGCCGATATCCCCGTTAAATACCCCCAGATCATAATTGTTTTTCCTGTGGATCACCCGGTCCCCGGTTCTGAACACCCGGCGGCCCACGGTGAGCTGGGCCTTTCCCGGGCCCATGGGATTATACGCGGTCTGAATTTCACGATTCAAAGAAAGCGTACCAAGGCTGCCCCGGGTCATGGGAGAAAGGATCTGGATTTCCGTATTGTTCCCCAGGTATTTGGGAATCCACTCCAGGTATAATTTTTTCACTGCATCCAAAGCAGAGAGCCCATAGTGCAAAGAGGACCATGGATGAACTTTTTCCAGGACCGCCATAAGTTCTTGAATGCGGTTTTCAGTCGTTGCCAGTCGGGTCAAATCCACATGGGCAAACTTCTTAGGTATCTGGATTTCAGTTTCCCAGGGAGAACACCTTTCATCAACCCTGAATTCATACAGATCACCTGAATCGTTATCCCAGGTATCACGGGAGATACAAATTTCTTGAAGTACATTGCTGTTTGACGTTTCGGGGTCAACATTCTCATATAAACGTTTAACCCGGTTGACAAAGGAAATCTGCTCTTTGGTCGCTTCATCGGAATCAATAAAAAGACAATCGGTTCCGTCCTGCCAGACAGCCGGGTATTTAAACGGACTTTTTATCCATGGCATCCGGCCCTTATTGATCTGGTGGGCGAACTTTATGATCATAGAAAAACTGGCCTGGCGAAACACCTGGGTAAGCCGGAAACAAGGCACGGCCTGTGACGCAATGATATCTTTAAGCACGTTGCCCGCCCCCACTGAAGGCAATTGATCATAATCGCCGATAAATACAACCTGACTGTGCCGTGGCACTGCTTTAAGCAAAGCGGCCGTCAAATTAATATCCAGCATGGAGCATTCGTCCACCACCAGAAAATCTGTTTTCAAAGGGGAACTTTCATCACGTTTAAATCCGCCGGCTTTCCAGCCCAAAAGCCGGTGAATGGTTTTGGCCGGCTTTCCGATTACTTCGCTCATGCGCTGGGCAGCCCGGCCCGTGGGCGCGGCCAGCATCACCTTTTGCCCCATGGCCTCCAACAGACGAACCATTACCCGTGTGGCCGTGGTTTTGCCACATCCGGGACCGCCGGTGAGAACACTGAAATGCTGCTGAACTGCCCCTTTGACCGCTGCAGCCTGCTCAGCGGAAAGCTGCATCTGATAACGCCGGCAAAA
This window of the uncultured Desulfobacter sp. genome carries:
- a CDS encoding AAA family ATPase gives rise to the protein MNQRTETLSDSGHINEVLKGVVDRVTFHNPDNGWSILKVLPFDRPGSRETVVVHQTKVFAGATMEFEGAWTVHPKFGRQFKAVHAREKKPATASALEKYLGSGLIKGVGPKTAKKIVGHFKDQTLDVFESDIERLLEVPGIAHKKLEMISAAWTEHRAIRDVMMFLQSHGISTLFSVRIFKEYGHNAIAWITQDPYRLAADFFGIGFFTADKVALSIGLGTDSPPRITAGIRHVLSAAREFGHCYLTYPQIKEQVKNLLELDLKGRLEPLLTEMETQRLLMRRDLPDDSGQPVACYYARSLYFDERYVARRLLDPGPERTFDQARIDRWVALFCRRYQMQLSAEQAAAVKGAVQQHFSVLTGGPGCGKTTATRVMVRLLEAMGQKVMLAAPTGRAAQRMSEVIGKPAKTIHRLLGWKAGGFKRDESSPLKTDFLVVDECSMLDINLTAALLKAVPRHSQVVFIGDYDQLPSVGAGNVLKDIIASQAVPCFRLTQVFRQASFSMIIKFAHQINKGRMPWIKSPFKYPAVWQDGTDCLFIDSDEATKEQISFVNRVKRLYENVDPETSNSNVLQEICISRDTWDNDSGDLYEFRVDERCSPWETEIQIPKKFAHVDLTRLATTENRIQELMAVLEKVHPWSSLHYGLSALDAVKKLYLEWIPKYLGNNTEIQILSPMTRGSLGTLSLNREIQTAYNPMGPGKAQLTVGRRVFRTGDRVIHRKNNYDLGVFNGDIGIIDRINTVDITCTVRFLPDNRMVHYSQADIMELDLAYAITIHKSQGSEFEVVIIPVLTQHFKMLFRNLIYTGITRARKLAVFVGTRRALGMAVSNQDISHRQTALQASLSKKVDL
- a CDS encoding methyl-accepting chemotaxis protein, which produces MHFKNFKIKIKIIIIVIMAIIISVSAVGGYALYSSIHQVDKNISAFEEQVMGEARQKLVDLVDSVYTMIVKVHSQAVNIEDIKSRYGAELKNLVGVVYDITNRAYTQARTASSDIDHQSMEAVQKKIASEIEALRYDKSNYFWINDTYPKMVMHPTVPALNGKDISRYTKNGKVIMADGTDIPMFEEMARLCKKAGEGYVSYVWPSPDNNWKWIRKMSYVRYFKPWDWIIGTGVYLDKAETDAQKLAMNIVSDMQYGDNDYFYIMDTQGNILAHLNQETIGKNLMNKKDSSGRFIFKEIIETAKSDGRGHINYNWPKIGSENDKPKIGYFRYFKPWDWIVVTGVYVDGVQTQIAEKRKQLNTMIQKQILFTTVTIAILILVVFFLVRFVTRKYIELPLSQGVDVANELAQGNLDLNIESSSEDEIGHLQKAMKHMVISFTNIVDEVKSAVSNVAAGSEELSATAEQLSQGATEQAASAEQASAAMEEMSGNIKQNADNARQTERLAVQAAEDAEEGGQAVLQTVVAMREIADKILIIEEIARQTNMLALNAAIEAARAGEHGKGFAVVADAVRKLAERSQAAASEISTLSTLSVEIAENAGEMLKKIVPDIRKTSELVQEINAASMEQSTGADQINTALQQLDQIIQQNAGSSEEMSSTAEELSAQAEQLQQAIAYFKVNKIEPRGLTPQQEHPPSRAELTNDGRESHDATAIAITNSQDTRGQVRGVVLDMGEDSLDDEFEKY
- a CDS encoding integration host factor subunit alpha, which translates into the protein MTCTKSTLIEKISETFDQNPSQSKEVLEILIEIMKSTLASGEDIMISGFGKFQVIEKSPRKGRNPATGDAMILEKRRVVTFKCAGKLKNKINK